One stretch of Cygnus olor isolate bCygOlo1 chromosome 1, bCygOlo1.pri.v2, whole genome shotgun sequence DNA includes these proteins:
- the TMCC3 gene encoding transmembrane and coiled-coil domain protein 3 isoform X4 encodes MVERHDMNTLSLPLNIRRGGSDTNLNFDVPDGVLEFHKVKLSADSLKQKILKVTEQIKVEQTARDGNVAEYLKLVNSADKQQAGRIKQVFEKKNQKSAHSIAQLQKKLEQYHKKLKDIEQNGSSKSTKDTSKDSLKDIQHGKPRTSGHGPESSKSGVPGVSLTPPVFVFSKSREFANLIRNKFGSADNIAHLKNSLDEFRPESSSRTYGGSATIVAKPKYVSDDECSSGTSGSADSNGNTSFGPAVAGSLDSQGKLSMILEELREIKETQSQLADDIENLKTQFKRDYGFISQMLQEERYRYERLEDQLNDLTDLHQHETANLKQELASIEEKVAYQAYERSRDVQEALESCQTRVSKLELHQQEQQAQQSETVNAKVLLGKCINVILAFMTVILVCVSTIAKFIAPMMKSRFHIICTFFAVTLLAIFCKNWDHIICAIERMIIPR; translated from the exons GTGGAAAGACATGACATGAATACTCTCAGTTTGCCACTTAACATTCGCCGCGGAGGCTCTGACACCAATCTCAACTTTGATGTACCAGATGGGGTCCTAGAGTTTCACAAAGTCAAACTCAGTGCAGATagcttgaaacagaaaatcctcAAGGTTACTGAACAAATCAAAGTTGAACAAACAGCTCGAGATGGAAATGTGGCTGAGTATTTGAAACTGGTAAACAGTGCAGACAAGCAACAGGCTGGGCGCATCAAACAAGTCTTTGAGAAAAAGAACCAGAAATCCGCCCACTCCAttgctcagctgcagaagaaattagAACAGTATCACAAAAAATTGAAGGATATTGAACAAAATGGATCTTCCAAAAGCACTAAGGATACTTCCAAAGATAGCTTGAAGGATATTCAGCACGGAAAGCCTCGTACCTCCGGGCATGGACCAGAGAGCAGCAAGTCGGGTGTGCCGGGTGTATCCTTGACACCACCGgtctttgttttcagcaagtCAAGAGAGTTCGCAAATCTGATCCGAAACAAATTTGGTAGTGCAGACAACATTGCTCATCTCAAAAACAGCCTGGATGAATTTCGGCCAGAATCGAGTTCTAGAACCTATGGGGGCAGTGCCACCATTGTTGCCAAACCCAAATACGTTAGCGATGATGAATGCTCAAGTGGGACCTCTGGCTCAGCAGACAGTAATGGGAACACTTCATTTGGTCCTGCTGTGGCAGGCTCCCTGGACAGCCAAGGAAAGCTCTCCATGATTTTGGAGGAACTAAGGGAAATCAAGGAAACACAGTCCCAATTAGCTGATGATATCgagaatttaaaaacacaatttaaaagaGACTATGGCTTTATTTCTCAAATGTTGCAGGAGGAAAGATatag ataCGAAAGATTGGAAGACCAGTTAAATGACCTCACTGATCTTCATCAACATGAGACAGCAAACTTGAAACAAGAGCTAGCCAGCATAGAGGAAAAAGTGGCGTATCAAGCATATGAGCGATCACGAGATGTTCAG GAAGCCTTGGAATCGTGCCAGACCCGTGTTTCGAAGCTGGAGCTTCATCAGCAAGAACAGCAGGCACAGCAATCCGAAACAGTTAATGCCAAAGTGCTCCTGGGGAAATGTATAAATGTTATCTTGGCCTTCATGACTGTCATCTTAGTGTGTGTTTCTACTATTGCAAAGTTCATTGCTCCTATGATGAAGAGCCGTTTTCATATCATCTGCACTTTTTTCGCAGTGACGCTGCTGGCAATATTTTGTAAGAACTGGGATCATATCATTTGCGCCATAGAAAGGATGATTATACCAAGATGA
- the TMCC3 gene encoding transmembrane and coiled-coil domain protein 3 isoform X1 has product MPGSDTALAVDRTYSDPERHRRRKTRVERHDMNTLSLPLNIRRGGSDTNLNFDVPDGVLEFHKVKLSADSLKQKILKVTEQIKVEQTARDGNVAEYLKLVNSADKQQAGRIKQVFEKKNQKSAHSIAQLQKKLEQYHKKLKDIEQNGSSKSTKDTSKDSLKDIQHGKPRTSGHGPESSKSGVPGVSLTPPVFVFSKSREFANLIRNKFGSADNIAHLKNSLDEFRPESSSRTYGGSATIVAKPKYVSDDECSSGTSGSADSNGNTSFGPAVAGSLDSQGKLSMILEELREIKETQSQLADDIENLKTQFKRDYGFISQMLQEERYRYERLEDQLNDLTDLHQHETANLKQELASIEEKVAYQAYERSRDVQEALESCQTRVSKLELHQQEQQAQQSETVNAKVLLGKCINVILAFMTVILVCVSTIAKFIAPMMKSRFHIICTFFAVTLLAIFCKNWDHIICAIERMIIPR; this is encoded by the exons GTGGAAAGACATGACATGAATACTCTCAGTTTGCCACTTAACATTCGCCGCGGAGGCTCTGACACCAATCTCAACTTTGATGTACCAGATGGGGTCCTAGAGTTTCACAAAGTCAAACTCAGTGCAGATagcttgaaacagaaaatcctcAAGGTTACTGAACAAATCAAAGTTGAACAAACAGCTCGAGATGGAAATGTGGCTGAGTATTTGAAACTGGTAAACAGTGCAGACAAGCAACAGGCTGGGCGCATCAAACAAGTCTTTGAGAAAAAGAACCAGAAATCCGCCCACTCCAttgctcagctgcagaagaaattagAACAGTATCACAAAAAATTGAAGGATATTGAACAAAATGGATCTTCCAAAAGCACTAAGGATACTTCCAAAGATAGCTTGAAGGATATTCAGCACGGAAAGCCTCGTACCTCCGGGCATGGACCAGAGAGCAGCAAGTCGGGTGTGCCGGGTGTATCCTTGACACCACCGgtctttgttttcagcaagtCAAGAGAGTTCGCAAATCTGATCCGAAACAAATTTGGTAGTGCAGACAACATTGCTCATCTCAAAAACAGCCTGGATGAATTTCGGCCAGAATCGAGTTCTAGAACCTATGGGGGCAGTGCCACCATTGTTGCCAAACCCAAATACGTTAGCGATGATGAATGCTCAAGTGGGACCTCTGGCTCAGCAGACAGTAATGGGAACACTTCATTTGGTCCTGCTGTGGCAGGCTCCCTGGACAGCCAAGGAAAGCTCTCCATGATTTTGGAGGAACTAAGGGAAATCAAGGAAACACAGTCCCAATTAGCTGATGATATCgagaatttaaaaacacaatttaaaagaGACTATGGCTTTATTTCTCAAATGTTGCAGGAGGAAAGATatag ataCGAAAGATTGGAAGACCAGTTAAATGACCTCACTGATCTTCATCAACATGAGACAGCAAACTTGAAACAAGAGCTAGCCAGCATAGAGGAAAAAGTGGCGTATCAAGCATATGAGCGATCACGAGATGTTCAG GAAGCCTTGGAATCGTGCCAGACCCGTGTTTCGAAGCTGGAGCTTCATCAGCAAGAACAGCAGGCACAGCAATCCGAAACAGTTAATGCCAAAGTGCTCCTGGGGAAATGTATAAATGTTATCTTGGCCTTCATGACTGTCATCTTAGTGTGTGTTTCTACTATTGCAAAGTTCATTGCTCCTATGATGAAGAGCCGTTTTCATATCATCTGCACTTTTTTCGCAGTGACGCTGCTGGCAATATTTTGTAAGAACTGGGATCATATCATTTGCGCCATAGAAAGGATGATTATACCAAGATGA
- the TMCC3 gene encoding transmembrane and coiled-coil domain protein 3 isoform X3 yields MQRKVERHDMNTLSLPLNIRRGGSDTNLNFDVPDGVLEFHKVKLSADSLKQKILKVTEQIKVEQTARDGNVAEYLKLVNSADKQQAGRIKQVFEKKNQKSAHSIAQLQKKLEQYHKKLKDIEQNGSSKSTKDTSKDSLKDIQHGKPRTSGHGPESSKSGVPGVSLTPPVFVFSKSREFANLIRNKFGSADNIAHLKNSLDEFRPESSSRTYGGSATIVAKPKYVSDDECSSGTSGSADSNGNTSFGPAVAGSLDSQGKLSMILEELREIKETQSQLADDIENLKTQFKRDYGFISQMLQEERYRYERLEDQLNDLTDLHQHETANLKQELASIEEKVAYQAYERSRDVQEALESCQTRVSKLELHQQEQQAQQSETVNAKVLLGKCINVILAFMTVILVCVSTIAKFIAPMMKSRFHIICTFFAVTLLAIFCKNWDHIICAIERMIIPR; encoded by the exons GTGGAAAGACATGACATGAATACTCTCAGTTTGCCACTTAACATTCGCCGCGGAGGCTCTGACACCAATCTCAACTTTGATGTACCAGATGGGGTCCTAGAGTTTCACAAAGTCAAACTCAGTGCAGATagcttgaaacagaaaatcctcAAGGTTACTGAACAAATCAAAGTTGAACAAACAGCTCGAGATGGAAATGTGGCTGAGTATTTGAAACTGGTAAACAGTGCAGACAAGCAACAGGCTGGGCGCATCAAACAAGTCTTTGAGAAAAAGAACCAGAAATCCGCCCACTCCAttgctcagctgcagaagaaattagAACAGTATCACAAAAAATTGAAGGATATTGAACAAAATGGATCTTCCAAAAGCACTAAGGATACTTCCAAAGATAGCTTGAAGGATATTCAGCACGGAAAGCCTCGTACCTCCGGGCATGGACCAGAGAGCAGCAAGTCGGGTGTGCCGGGTGTATCCTTGACACCACCGgtctttgttttcagcaagtCAAGAGAGTTCGCAAATCTGATCCGAAACAAATTTGGTAGTGCAGACAACATTGCTCATCTCAAAAACAGCCTGGATGAATTTCGGCCAGAATCGAGTTCTAGAACCTATGGGGGCAGTGCCACCATTGTTGCCAAACCCAAATACGTTAGCGATGATGAATGCTCAAGTGGGACCTCTGGCTCAGCAGACAGTAATGGGAACACTTCATTTGGTCCTGCTGTGGCAGGCTCCCTGGACAGCCAAGGAAAGCTCTCCATGATTTTGGAGGAACTAAGGGAAATCAAGGAAACACAGTCCCAATTAGCTGATGATATCgagaatttaaaaacacaatttaaaagaGACTATGGCTTTATTTCTCAAATGTTGCAGGAGGAAAGATatag ataCGAAAGATTGGAAGACCAGTTAAATGACCTCACTGATCTTCATCAACATGAGACAGCAAACTTGAAACAAGAGCTAGCCAGCATAGAGGAAAAAGTGGCGTATCAAGCATATGAGCGATCACGAGATGTTCAG GAAGCCTTGGAATCGTGCCAGACCCGTGTTTCGAAGCTGGAGCTTCATCAGCAAGAACAGCAGGCACAGCAATCCGAAACAGTTAATGCCAAAGTGCTCCTGGGGAAATGTATAAATGTTATCTTGGCCTTCATGACTGTCATCTTAGTGTGTGTTTCTACTATTGCAAAGTTCATTGCTCCTATGATGAAGAGCCGTTTTCATATCATCTGCACTTTTTTCGCAGTGACGCTGCTGGCAATATTTTGTAAGAACTGGGATCATATCATTTGCGCCATAGAAAGGATGATTATACCAAGATGA
- the TMCC3 gene encoding transmembrane and coiled-coil domain protein 3 isoform X2: MKELRRSGPVLRFAVERHDMNTLSLPLNIRRGGSDTNLNFDVPDGVLEFHKVKLSADSLKQKILKVTEQIKVEQTARDGNVAEYLKLVNSADKQQAGRIKQVFEKKNQKSAHSIAQLQKKLEQYHKKLKDIEQNGSSKSTKDTSKDSLKDIQHGKPRTSGHGPESSKSGVPGVSLTPPVFVFSKSREFANLIRNKFGSADNIAHLKNSLDEFRPESSSRTYGGSATIVAKPKYVSDDECSSGTSGSADSNGNTSFGPAVAGSLDSQGKLSMILEELREIKETQSQLADDIENLKTQFKRDYGFISQMLQEERYRYERLEDQLNDLTDLHQHETANLKQELASIEEKVAYQAYERSRDVQEALESCQTRVSKLELHQQEQQAQQSETVNAKVLLGKCINVILAFMTVILVCVSTIAKFIAPMMKSRFHIICTFFAVTLLAIFCKNWDHIICAIERMIIPR; this comes from the exons GTGGAAAGACATGACATGAATACTCTCAGTTTGCCACTTAACATTCGCCGCGGAGGCTCTGACACCAATCTCAACTTTGATGTACCAGATGGGGTCCTAGAGTTTCACAAAGTCAAACTCAGTGCAGATagcttgaaacagaaaatcctcAAGGTTACTGAACAAATCAAAGTTGAACAAACAGCTCGAGATGGAAATGTGGCTGAGTATTTGAAACTGGTAAACAGTGCAGACAAGCAACAGGCTGGGCGCATCAAACAAGTCTTTGAGAAAAAGAACCAGAAATCCGCCCACTCCAttgctcagctgcagaagaaattagAACAGTATCACAAAAAATTGAAGGATATTGAACAAAATGGATCTTCCAAAAGCACTAAGGATACTTCCAAAGATAGCTTGAAGGATATTCAGCACGGAAAGCCTCGTACCTCCGGGCATGGACCAGAGAGCAGCAAGTCGGGTGTGCCGGGTGTATCCTTGACACCACCGgtctttgttttcagcaagtCAAGAGAGTTCGCAAATCTGATCCGAAACAAATTTGGTAGTGCAGACAACATTGCTCATCTCAAAAACAGCCTGGATGAATTTCGGCCAGAATCGAGTTCTAGAACCTATGGGGGCAGTGCCACCATTGTTGCCAAACCCAAATACGTTAGCGATGATGAATGCTCAAGTGGGACCTCTGGCTCAGCAGACAGTAATGGGAACACTTCATTTGGTCCTGCTGTGGCAGGCTCCCTGGACAGCCAAGGAAAGCTCTCCATGATTTTGGAGGAACTAAGGGAAATCAAGGAAACACAGTCCCAATTAGCTGATGATATCgagaatttaaaaacacaatttaaaagaGACTATGGCTTTATTTCTCAAATGTTGCAGGAGGAAAGATatag ataCGAAAGATTGGAAGACCAGTTAAATGACCTCACTGATCTTCATCAACATGAGACAGCAAACTTGAAACAAGAGCTAGCCAGCATAGAGGAAAAAGTGGCGTATCAAGCATATGAGCGATCACGAGATGTTCAG GAAGCCTTGGAATCGTGCCAGACCCGTGTTTCGAAGCTGGAGCTTCATCAGCAAGAACAGCAGGCACAGCAATCCGAAACAGTTAATGCCAAAGTGCTCCTGGGGAAATGTATAAATGTTATCTTGGCCTTCATGACTGTCATCTTAGTGTGTGTTTCTACTATTGCAAAGTTCATTGCTCCTATGATGAAGAGCCGTTTTCATATCATCTGCACTTTTTTCGCAGTGACGCTGCTGGCAATATTTTGTAAGAACTGGGATCATATCATTTGCGCCATAGAAAGGATGATTATACCAAGATGA
- the TMCC3 gene encoding transmembrane and coiled-coil domain protein 3 isoform X5: protein MNTLSLPLNIRRGGSDTNLNFDVPDGVLEFHKVKLSADSLKQKILKVTEQIKVEQTARDGNVAEYLKLVNSADKQQAGRIKQVFEKKNQKSAHSIAQLQKKLEQYHKKLKDIEQNGSSKSTKDTSKDSLKDIQHGKPRTSGHGPESSKSGVPGVSLTPPVFVFSKSREFANLIRNKFGSADNIAHLKNSLDEFRPESSSRTYGGSATIVAKPKYVSDDECSSGTSGSADSNGNTSFGPAVAGSLDSQGKLSMILEELREIKETQSQLADDIENLKTQFKRDYGFISQMLQEERYRYERLEDQLNDLTDLHQHETANLKQELASIEEKVAYQAYERSRDVQEALESCQTRVSKLELHQQEQQAQQSETVNAKVLLGKCINVILAFMTVILVCVSTIAKFIAPMMKSRFHIICTFFAVTLLAIFCKNWDHIICAIERMIIPR from the exons ATGAATACTCTCAGTTTGCCACTTAACATTCGCCGCGGAGGCTCTGACACCAATCTCAACTTTGATGTACCAGATGGGGTCCTAGAGTTTCACAAAGTCAAACTCAGTGCAGATagcttgaaacagaaaatcctcAAGGTTACTGAACAAATCAAAGTTGAACAAACAGCTCGAGATGGAAATGTGGCTGAGTATTTGAAACTGGTAAACAGTGCAGACAAGCAACAGGCTGGGCGCATCAAACAAGTCTTTGAGAAAAAGAACCAGAAATCCGCCCACTCCAttgctcagctgcagaagaaattagAACAGTATCACAAAAAATTGAAGGATATTGAACAAAATGGATCTTCCAAAAGCACTAAGGATACTTCCAAAGATAGCTTGAAGGATATTCAGCACGGAAAGCCTCGTACCTCCGGGCATGGACCAGAGAGCAGCAAGTCGGGTGTGCCGGGTGTATCCTTGACACCACCGgtctttgttttcagcaagtCAAGAGAGTTCGCAAATCTGATCCGAAACAAATTTGGTAGTGCAGACAACATTGCTCATCTCAAAAACAGCCTGGATGAATTTCGGCCAGAATCGAGTTCTAGAACCTATGGGGGCAGTGCCACCATTGTTGCCAAACCCAAATACGTTAGCGATGATGAATGCTCAAGTGGGACCTCTGGCTCAGCAGACAGTAATGGGAACACTTCATTTGGTCCTGCTGTGGCAGGCTCCCTGGACAGCCAAGGAAAGCTCTCCATGATTTTGGAGGAACTAAGGGAAATCAAGGAAACACAGTCCCAATTAGCTGATGATATCgagaatttaaaaacacaatttaaaagaGACTATGGCTTTATTTCTCAAATGTTGCAGGAGGAAAGATatag ataCGAAAGATTGGAAGACCAGTTAAATGACCTCACTGATCTTCATCAACATGAGACAGCAAACTTGAAACAAGAGCTAGCCAGCATAGAGGAAAAAGTGGCGTATCAAGCATATGAGCGATCACGAGATGTTCAG GAAGCCTTGGAATCGTGCCAGACCCGTGTTTCGAAGCTGGAGCTTCATCAGCAAGAACAGCAGGCACAGCAATCCGAAACAGTTAATGCCAAAGTGCTCCTGGGGAAATGTATAAATGTTATCTTGGCCTTCATGACTGTCATCTTAGTGTGTGTTTCTACTATTGCAAAGTTCATTGCTCCTATGATGAAGAGCCGTTTTCATATCATCTGCACTTTTTTCGCAGTGACGCTGCTGGCAATATTTTGTAAGAACTGGGATCATATCATTTGCGCCATAGAAAGGATGATTATACCAAGATGA